The Burkholderia cepacia genome includes a region encoding these proteins:
- a CDS encoding disulfide bond formation protein B, whose product MNDYTLAIRRERRLLMLLGWVCIALLAGALYLQYVKNEDPCPLCIIQRYFFCAIGIFAFLAAGIRNWRVVWVLELLIAIAAAGGVGTAARHLSIQMNPGFSCGFDTLQPIVDSLPPAQWFPGMFKVAGLCETVYPPILGILLPGWALIGFAAILVAVVASLWRHRRKLAG is encoded by the coding sequence ATGAACGACTACACGCTCGCAATCCGCCGCGAACGCCGCCTGCTGATGCTGCTCGGCTGGGTGTGCATCGCCCTGCTGGCCGGTGCGCTCTACCTGCAGTACGTGAAGAACGAAGACCCCTGCCCGCTGTGCATCATCCAGCGCTACTTCTTCTGTGCGATCGGGATCTTCGCGTTCCTGGCCGCGGGGATCCGCAACTGGCGCGTCGTCTGGGTGCTCGAGCTGCTGATCGCGATCGCCGCCGCCGGCGGCGTCGGCACGGCCGCCCGGCATCTGTCGATCCAGATGAATCCGGGCTTCAGCTGCGGCTTCGACACGCTGCAGCCGATCGTCGACAGCCTGCCGCCCGCGCAGTGGTTCCCCGGCATGTTCAAGGTCGCGGGGCTGTGCGAGACCGTCTACCCGCCGATCCTCGGCATCCTGCTGCCCGGCTGGGCGCTGATCGGCTTCGCCGCGATCCTGGTTGCCGTCGTCGCGAGCCTCTGGCGCCATCGTCGCAAGCTCGCGGGCTGA
- the xdhC gene encoding xanthine dehydrogenase accessory protein XdhC: MEAWLGDLQQLLAHGEAAVLVTVAHTDGSAPREAGTKMLVTRDTARHTIGGGHLEWKAIEIARHLLKDGAHVPHARRLERLALGPSLGQCCGGAVVLAFERLDVGDLGWIMSLAKRVAAGAATVRSVSFGPSPGAPLLSEPESEAARADCLLWETGGVSLMTETIAPYAFPVVLFGAGHIGTALVKVLATLPCRVRWIDGPDAVFPPADALAGIGNLAIEAAAAPADAVDTAPPQSYFVVMTHDHAFDFVLAERILRRGDYAYFGMTGSHAKRVQFDHRLAAIGIDPAQVARMRCPIGVEGIVDKAPEVIAISVAAQLLQAVEANAAALASTPY, from the coding sequence ATGGAAGCCTGGCTCGGCGATCTGCAGCAACTGCTCGCGCACGGCGAAGCGGCCGTGCTCGTGACGGTCGCGCACACCGACGGCTCCGCGCCGCGCGAAGCCGGCACCAAGATGCTCGTCACGCGCGACACGGCCCGCCATACGATCGGCGGCGGTCATCTGGAGTGGAAGGCGATCGAGATCGCGCGGCATCTGCTGAAGGACGGCGCGCACGTGCCGCACGCGCGCCGGCTCGAGCGGCTCGCGCTCGGCCCGAGCCTCGGCCAGTGCTGCGGCGGCGCCGTCGTACTCGCGTTCGAGCGGCTCGACGTCGGCGATCTCGGCTGGATCATGTCGCTCGCGAAGCGTGTCGCGGCCGGCGCCGCGACCGTGCGTAGCGTATCATTCGGCCCCTCGCCGGGCGCGCCGCTGTTGAGCGAGCCCGAATCGGAAGCCGCGCGTGCCGACTGCCTGCTGTGGGAAACCGGCGGCGTGTCGCTGATGACCGAAACGATCGCGCCGTATGCGTTCCCCGTCGTGCTGTTCGGCGCCGGGCACATCGGCACCGCGCTCGTGAAGGTACTGGCGACGCTGCCGTGCCGCGTGCGCTGGATCGACGGGCCCGATGCGGTGTTCCCGCCTGCCGACGCGCTCGCCGGCATCGGCAACCTCGCGATCGAGGCGGCCGCTGCGCCGGCCGACGCCGTCGACACGGCGCCGCCGCAGTCCTACTTCGTCGTGATGACGCACGACCACGCATTCGATTTCGTGCTGGCCGAGCGCATCCTGCGGCGCGGCGACTATGCATACTTCGGGATGACCGGCTCGCACGCCAAACGCGTGCAGTTCGATCATCGCCTCGCGGCGATCGGCATCGACCCGGCCCAGGTCGCGCGGATGCGCTGCCCGATCGGTGTCGAAGGCATCGTCGACAAGGCACCCGAAGTGATCGCGATCTCGGTGGCTGCGCAATTGCTGCAAGCCGTCGAGGCGAACGCGGCTGCACTGGCTTCCACCCCCTACTGA
- a CDS encoding GntR family transcriptional regulator gives MNTRIDAPHARRPPASSASLADRAYALIQRDIITMRLKPGAALNEADLVARTGIGRTPVHQAVHRLVLEGLLSVMPRKGLMVQPLSLDDIVAVIDVRRINEAHCAELAARHATPDDLARLAALLDEGLACVDTHDVEGMMELDRAFHQAIAAAARNAVLADILRALHERSLRFWFVTLSEPHHLADVQHEHRELFDRLSARDAAGARAAVESHIDSFRSTLLQHLRP, from the coding sequence ATGAACACGCGGATCGACGCCCCGCACGCCCGCCGACCCCCGGCCTCGTCCGCCAGCCTCGCCGACCGCGCTTATGCACTGATCCAGCGCGACATCATCACGATGCGCCTGAAACCCGGCGCCGCACTCAACGAAGCCGACCTCGTCGCCCGCACCGGGATCGGCCGCACGCCGGTGCACCAGGCCGTGCATCGGCTCGTGCTCGAAGGGCTGCTGTCCGTGATGCCGCGCAAGGGATTGATGGTGCAGCCGCTGTCGCTCGACGACATCGTCGCGGTGATCGACGTGCGGCGCATCAACGAAGCGCACTGCGCGGAACTCGCCGCGCGCCATGCGACGCCCGACGACCTCGCGCGCCTGGCCGCGCTGCTCGACGAAGGACTGGCATGCGTCGACACGCACGACGTCGAGGGCATGATGGAACTCGACCGCGCGTTCCACCAGGCGATCGCCGCGGCCGCGCGCAATGCGGTTCTCGCCGACATCCTGCGCGCGCTGCACGAACGCTCGCTGCGCTTCTGGTTCGTCACACTGTCCGAACCCCATCATCTCGCCGACGTCCAGCACGAGCATCGCGAACTGTTCGACCGGCTGTCCGCACGCGACGCCGCGGGCGCGCGCGCGGCCGTCGAAAGCCATATCGATTCGTTCCGCTCCACGCTTCTTCAACATCTTCGCCCCTGA
- a CDS encoding TMEM165/GDT1 family protein yields the protein MSQAFLISTGAVALAEIGDKTQLLSLVLAARYRKPVPIILGVLVATLVNHGFAGALGEWLGALVTPSIMRWALAFSFIAMGLWILVPDKLDADEANANRSRLGVFGATLVAFFLAEMGDKTQIATVALAARFQDYIGVVAGTTFGMMLANVPAILLGDRFAHRLPTRLVHGIAAVLFVVLGALALFGVGA from the coding sequence GTGTCCCAAGCCTTCCTGATCTCCACCGGCGCCGTCGCCCTCGCTGAAATCGGCGACAAGACCCAATTGCTTTCCCTCGTCCTGGCCGCGCGCTATCGCAAGCCGGTGCCGATCATTCTCGGCGTGCTCGTCGCGACGCTCGTGAACCACGGTTTCGCCGGCGCGCTCGGCGAATGGCTCGGTGCGCTCGTCACGCCGTCGATCATGCGCTGGGCACTCGCGTTCTCGTTCATCGCGATGGGGTTGTGGATCCTCGTGCCGGACAAGCTCGACGCCGACGAGGCCAATGCCAACCGTTCGCGGCTCGGCGTGTTCGGTGCGACCCTCGTCGCGTTCTTCCTCGCCGAAATGGGCGACAAGACGCAGATCGCGACCGTTGCGCTGGCCGCGCGCTTCCAGGACTACATCGGTGTCGTGGCCGGCACGACGTTCGGGATGATGCTCGCGAACGTGCCCGCGATCCTGCTCGGCGACCGCTTCGCGCACCGTCTGCCGACCAGGCTCGTGCACGGGATCGCCGCCGTGCTGTTCGTCGTGCTCGGCGCGCTGGCGCTGTTCGGTGTCGGGGCATGA
- a CDS encoding DUF4136 domain-containing protein, translating into MRRERIFRGAGWAAVLCVALLTGCTSYVTTQVTAFSDWSGSDATRTYAFTRTDAQKNSIEQSTYEPIVANELSTYAFRQVPQASARYLVGLTYGVGSDLVAVPTPVYYDPWFPGPYWRRGPWGPWGPWGPMPAGYVAQTYQVFDYTLGIRITERATGKEVYNVSARTTGDNGTLLYAMPFLARSALADFPLSNGAVRSVRLPVDKRGGPAAPAANERAVPAAPASGAAAVK; encoded by the coding sequence ATGAGACGCGAACGGATTTTTCGCGGTGCGGGCTGGGCGGCGGTGCTGTGCGTGGCGCTGCTGACGGGCTGCACCAGCTACGTGACGACCCAGGTCACGGCCTTCTCCGACTGGAGCGGCAGCGACGCGACACGCACCTATGCGTTCACCCGCACCGATGCGCAGAAGAACAGCATCGAGCAGTCGACCTACGAGCCGATCGTCGCGAACGAACTGTCCACGTATGCGTTCCGGCAGGTGCCGCAGGCGAGCGCCCGCTACCTGGTCGGGCTGACCTACGGCGTCGGCAGCGACCTGGTGGCGGTGCCGACGCCGGTCTATTACGACCCCTGGTTTCCGGGGCCGTACTGGCGGCGCGGCCCGTGGGGCCCGTGGGGGCCCTGGGGGCCGATGCCGGCCGGTTATGTCGCGCAGACGTACCAGGTGTTCGACTACACGCTCGGCATCCGCATCACCGAGCGCGCGACGGGCAAGGAGGTCTACAACGTGTCCGCGCGCACGACCGGCGACAATGGCACGCTGCTGTACGCGATGCCGTTCCTCGCACGCAGCGCGCTCGCCGATTTCCCGCTGTCGAACGGCGCGGTCCGCTCGGTCCGGCTGCCGGTCGACAAGCGAGGCGGCCCGGCGGCACCGGCCGCCAACGAGCGCGCGGTGCCGGCTGCGCCCGCGTCAGGCGCGGCGGCGGTCAAGTAG
- the pepN gene encoding aminopeptidase N, with translation MSDNASSTVIRRADYTPPAFLIDTVALEFDLAPARTIVRNTMRVRRNPDAAPAPHLELMGEALEFVGAWVDGAPHGAVRAHEHGLTVENVPDAFELTLESACAPDQNTTLSGLYVSSGNFFTQCEAEGFRRITYFLDRPDVMASYTVTLRADKAAYPVLLSNGNLVDCGGLPDGRHFAKWEDPFRKPSYLFALVAGKLVAIEEKITTGSGKEKLLQVWVEPADLDKTRHAMDSLIHSIRWDEKRFGLELDLDRFMIVAVGDFNMGAMENKGLNIFNTKYVLANPETATDTDFANIESVVGHEYFHNWTGNRVTCRDWFQLSLKEGLTVFRDQEFSADMAAGDAIDSAARAVKRIEDVRVLRQLQFAEDAGPMAHPVRPESYVEINNFYTMTVYEKGSEVVRMYQTLFGRDGFRKGMDLYFKRHDGHAVTCDDFRHAMADANGRDLAQFERWYSQAGTPRVSVRTAYDAAARRYTVTLAQGYGDASPAARETQQGPLLIPFAIGLIGRDGRDLPLRLDGEAAAAGTTRVLDFTDTEQTFTFVDVPEQPLPSLLRNFSSPVIVEYDYSDDDLAFLLAHDSDPFNRWEAGQRLATRALLTLAARAAANEPLTLGENFVAAFRRVLTDATLSPAFRELALTLPSETYLADQMAEADPAAVHRARQFVRRQLATALRADWLAAYEQHQTPGAYEPTPDASGRRALKNLALAYLAELEDPADAVRLATAQYDAANNMTDRAAALGALLSAAAAGANEPAEHALDDFYRRFEKEALVIDKWFAMQAAQRGTPAQPTLAKVRKLLAHPAFNLKNPNRARSLIFSFCAANPAQFHAADGSGYAFWAEQVLALDAINPQVAARLARSLELWRRFTPALRDRMREALEQVAAGAKSRDVREIVEKALA, from the coding sequence ATGTCCGACAACGCTTCCTCCACCGTGATCCGCCGCGCCGACTATACGCCGCCGGCCTTCCTCATCGATACCGTCGCGCTCGAGTTCGATCTCGCGCCGGCCCGCACGATCGTCAGGAATACGATGCGCGTGCGCCGCAATCCGGACGCCGCGCCCGCGCCGCACCTGGAACTGATGGGCGAAGCGCTCGAATTCGTCGGCGCATGGGTCGATGGCGCGCCGCACGGCGCCGTGCGCGCGCACGAGCACGGGCTGACCGTCGAGAACGTCCCCGACGCATTCGAGCTGACGCTCGAAAGCGCATGCGCGCCCGACCAGAATACGACGCTGTCGGGTCTCTATGTCTCGAGCGGCAACTTCTTCACGCAGTGCGAAGCCGAAGGCTTTCGCCGCATCACCTACTTCCTCGATCGCCCGGACGTCATGGCGTCGTACACGGTGACGCTGCGCGCCGACAAGGCCGCCTACCCGGTGCTGCTGTCGAACGGCAACCTCGTCGATTGCGGCGGCCTGCCCGACGGCCGCCACTTCGCGAAGTGGGAAGACCCGTTCCGCAAGCCGAGCTACCTGTTCGCGCTCGTCGCGGGCAAGCTCGTCGCGATCGAGGAAAAGATCACGACCGGCTCGGGCAAGGAAAAGCTGCTGCAGGTGTGGGTCGAACCGGCCGACCTCGACAAGACGCGTCACGCGATGGATTCGCTGATCCATTCGATCCGCTGGGACGAGAAGCGCTTCGGCCTCGAGCTCGATCTCGACCGCTTCATGATCGTCGCGGTCGGCGACTTCAACATGGGCGCGATGGAGAACAAGGGGCTCAACATCTTCAACACGAAGTACGTGCTGGCGAACCCCGAGACCGCGACCGACACCGATTTCGCGAACATCGAATCGGTGGTCGGCCACGAGTACTTTCACAACTGGACCGGCAACCGCGTGACCTGCCGCGACTGGTTCCAGCTGAGCCTGAAGGAAGGGCTGACGGTGTTCCGCGACCAGGAATTCTCGGCCGACATGGCCGCGGGCGACGCGATCGATTCGGCGGCCCGCGCGGTCAAGCGCATCGAGGACGTGCGGGTGCTGCGCCAGCTGCAGTTCGCCGAGGATGCGGGCCCGATGGCGCACCCGGTGCGCCCGGAGAGCTACGTCGAGATCAACAACTTCTACACGATGACCGTCTACGAGAAAGGCTCGGAAGTCGTGCGGATGTACCAGACGCTGTTCGGCCGCGACGGCTTCCGCAAGGGGATGGACCTGTATTTCAAGCGCCACGACGGGCACGCCGTGACCTGCGACGACTTCCGCCACGCGATGGCCGACGCGAACGGGCGCGACCTCGCGCAGTTCGAGCGCTGGTACAGCCAGGCCGGCACGCCGCGCGTGTCCGTGCGCACCGCGTACGACGCCGCCGCGCGTCGTTATACCGTCACGCTCGCGCAGGGCTACGGCGACGCATCGCCGGCCGCGCGCGAAACGCAGCAAGGGCCGCTGCTGATCCCGTTCGCGATCGGCCTGATCGGCCGCGACGGCCGCGACCTGCCGCTGCGCCTCGACGGCGAAGCCGCCGCGGCGGGCACGACGCGCGTGCTCGACTTCACCGATACCGAACAGACCTTCACGTTCGTCGACGTGCCGGAACAACCGCTGCCGTCGCTGCTGCGCAACTTCTCGTCGCCGGTGATCGTCGAGTACGACTACAGCGACGACGACCTCGCGTTCCTGCTCGCGCACGACAGCGATCCGTTCAACCGCTGGGAAGCCGGCCAGCGCCTCGCGACACGCGCGCTGCTGACGCTCGCCGCGCGTGCCGCCGCGAACGAGCCGCTCACGCTCGGCGAGAATTTCGTCGCTGCATTCCGCCGCGTGCTGACCGACGCGACGCTGTCGCCGGCGTTCCGCGAGCTCGCGCTGACGCTGCCGTCGGAAACCTACCTCGCCGACCAGATGGCGGAAGCCGATCCGGCCGCCGTGCATCGCGCGCGCCAGTTCGTGCGCCGCCAGCTCGCCACCGCACTGCGCGCAGACTGGCTCGCCGCGTACGAGCAGCACCAGACGCCCGGCGCCTACGAACCGACGCCCGACGCTTCCGGCCGCCGTGCGCTGAAGAACCTCGCGCTCGCGTATCTCGCCGAGCTCGAGGATCCGGCCGATGCCGTGCGCCTCGCGACCGCGCAATACGACGCGGCGAACAACATGACCGATCGCGCGGCCGCACTCGGCGCGCTGCTGTCCGCCGCGGCCGCCGGCGCGAACGAACCGGCCGAGCACGCGCTCGACGATTTCTACCGCCGCTTCGAGAAGGAAGCGCTCGTGATCGACAAATGGTTCGCGATGCAGGCCGCGCAACGCGGGACGCCCGCGCAGCCGACGCTCGCGAAGGTTCGCAAGCTGCTCGCGCACCCTGCGTTCAACCTGAAGAATCCGAATCGGGCCCGTTCGCTGATCTTCAGCTTCTGCGCGGCCAACCCCGCGCAATTCCACGCGGCGGATGGCTCGGGTTATGCATTCTGGGCCGAACAGGTGCTCGCGCTCGACGCGATCAACCCGCAGGTCGCGGCGCGCCTCGCCCGCTCGCTCGAACTGTGGCGCCGCTTCACGCCCGCATTGCGCGACCGGATGCGCGAAGCGCTCGAGCAGGTCGCCGCGGGCGCGAAATCGCGCGACGTGCGCGAGATCGTCGAGAAGGCGCTCGCCTGA
- a CDS encoding adenosine deaminase encodes MTPTFKDKIARAPKAELHIHIEGSLEPELIFALAQRNGVKLAYDSIDALRAAYAFTDLQSFLDIYYAGASVLLTEQDFYDMTAAYCERALADNVVHTELFFDPQTHTERGVPIETVVAGIERALADYEQRGLSSRLILCFLRHLSEEDALATFESALPLFERYRHRLIGVGLDSSELGHPPTKFARVFDKARALGLKLVAHAGEEGPPAYIYEALDVLKVDRIDHGVRSIEDAALVERLAKSRTALTVCPLSNLKLCVFDDMAKHTLKALLDRGVAVTINSDDPAYFGGYVNENYFATTEGLQLTDAEVHAVIRNGFEASFIEPAQRDALYARLDAYWQAA; translated from the coding sequence ATGACCCCGACATTCAAGGACAAGATTGCCCGCGCGCCGAAAGCGGAGCTGCATATCCACATCGAAGGCTCGCTCGAGCCCGAGCTGATCTTCGCGCTCGCGCAGCGCAACGGCGTGAAGCTCGCGTACGACTCGATCGACGCGCTGCGCGCCGCGTACGCGTTCACCGACCTGCAGTCGTTCCTCGACATCTATTACGCAGGCGCGAGCGTGCTGCTGACCGAACAGGATTTCTACGACATGACGGCCGCGTACTGCGAACGCGCGCTCGCCGACAACGTCGTCCACACCGAACTGTTCTTCGATCCGCAGACGCACACCGAGCGCGGCGTCCCGATCGAGACGGTCGTCGCGGGCATCGAGCGCGCGCTCGCCGATTACGAGCAGCGCGGGCTGTCGAGCAGGCTGATTCTGTGCTTCCTGCGCCACCTGTCCGAAGAGGACGCGCTCGCGACGTTCGAATCCGCGCTGCCGCTGTTCGAGCGCTATCGCCATCGCCTGATCGGCGTGGGCCTCGACTCGTCCGAACTCGGCCATCCGCCGACGAAGTTCGCGCGCGTGTTCGACAAGGCGCGCGCGCTCGGGCTGAAGCTCGTCGCGCATGCCGGCGAGGAAGGCCCGCCCGCGTACATCTACGAAGCGCTCGACGTGCTGAAGGTCGACCGGATCGACCACGGCGTGCGCAGCATCGAAGACGCGGCGCTCGTCGAACGCCTCGCCAAATCGCGCACCGCGCTGACCGTCTGCCCGCTGTCGAACCTGAAGCTGTGCGTGTTCGACGACATGGCGAAGCACACGCTGAAGGCGCTGCTCGATCGCGGTGTCGCGGTGACGATCAACTCCGACGATCCGGCCTATTTCGGCGGCTACGTCAATGAGAACTACTTCGCGACGACCGAAGGGCTGCAACTCACGGACGCCGAAGTCCATGCGGTGATCCGCAACGGCTTCGAGGCGTCGTTCATCGAACCGGCGCAGCGCGACGCACTGTACGCGCGCCTCGACGCGTACTGGCAGGCCGCCTGA
- the guaD gene encoding guanine deaminase, giving the protein MTQTAFRSQLLTFNGDPAQSSQAANYETDGLLIVDDGKVVAAGPYAQLAATLARDAIVHDLRDKLIVPGFIDTHIHYPQTDMIASPAPGLLPWLDKYTFPTERQFGDPEHAREVADFFVDELLACGTTSALVYCTVHKQSADALFAASDARDLRMIAGKVLMDRNCPEFLRDTAQSGYDDSTELIGRWHGKGRQMYALTPRFAPTSTEAQLEACGELARRHPDVFVQSHVAENVDEVKWVAELFPGHRSYLDIYDRYGLLRPRAVYGHCIHLDDEDRRRMAETRTVVAHCPTSNFFLGSGLFDFDKAGEHDVPVTLATDVGGGTSFSMLQTMNEAHKVARLSGHHLTATRMFWLATAGAAQALDLADTVGTLAPRTEADFVVLDPQATPLLARRTKRADSLEELLFAFALLGDDRAVYRTYAAGRCVHERGTARRAA; this is encoded by the coding sequence ATGACGCAAACCGCTTTCCGTTCCCAGCTGCTGACTTTCAACGGCGACCCGGCGCAATCGAGCCAGGCCGCGAACTACGAGACCGACGGCCTCCTGATCGTCGACGACGGCAAAGTCGTCGCGGCCGGCCCGTACGCGCAGCTCGCCGCGACGCTCGCGCGCGACGCGATCGTCCATGACCTGCGCGACAAGCTGATCGTGCCCGGCTTCATCGACACGCACATCCACTATCCGCAGACGGACATGATCGCGTCGCCGGCGCCGGGCCTGCTGCCGTGGCTGGACAAGTACACGTTCCCGACCGAGCGCCAGTTCGGCGACCCCGAGCATGCGCGCGAGGTGGCCGACTTCTTCGTCGACGAACTGCTCGCCTGCGGCACGACGAGCGCGCTCGTCTACTGCACCGTGCACAAGCAGTCGGCCGATGCGCTGTTCGCGGCGAGCGACGCCCGCGACCTGCGGATGATCGCGGGCAAGGTGCTGATGGACCGTAACTGCCCCGAATTCCTGCGCGATACCGCGCAATCCGGCTATGACGACAGCACCGAGCTGATCGGCCGCTGGCACGGCAAGGGCCGCCAGATGTACGCGCTCACGCCGCGTTTCGCACCGACGTCGACCGAGGCCCAGCTCGAGGCGTGCGGCGAACTCGCGCGCCGCCATCCGGACGTGTTCGTGCAGAGCCACGTCGCGGAAAACGTCGACGAGGTGAAATGGGTGGCCGAGCTGTTCCCCGGCCATCGCAGCTATCTCGACATCTACGACCGCTACGGGCTGCTGCGCCCGCGCGCGGTATACGGCCACTGCATCCACCTCGACGACGAGGACCGCCGCCGGATGGCCGAGACGCGCACCGTCGTCGCGCACTGCCCGACGTCGAACTTCTTCCTCGGCAGCGGGCTGTTCGATTTCGACAAGGCCGGCGAACACGACGTACCCGTCACGCTCGCGACCGACGTCGGCGGCGGCACGTCGTTCTCGATGCTGCAGACGATGAACGAAGCGCACAAGGTCGCGCGGCTGTCGGGCCACCACCTGACCGCGACGCGAATGTTCTGGCTCGCGACGGCCGGCGCCGCGCAGGCGCTCGACCTCGCCGACACGGTCGGCACGCTCGCGCCGCGCACCGAGGCCGACTTCGTCGTGCTCGATCCGCAGGCCACGCCGCTGCTCGCGCGCCGCACGAAGCGCGCGGATTCGCTCGAGGAGCTGCTGTTCGCGTTCGCGCTGCTCGGCGACGACCGCGCGGTGTACCGCACCTATGCGGCCGGCCGCTGCGTGCACGAGCGCGGCACCGCGCGCCGCGCCGCCTGA
- a CDS encoding amidase — translation MTTFTPFPPLAQLAADLAAGRTTSRALVDTALDRIADPSGQGAVVFTEVDADNARAAADAHDRLRAAGTVLSPLAGIPVSVKDLFDVAGQVTRAGSRVLDGAPAARTDAVAVARLKRAGAVLVGRTNMSEFAFSGLGLNPHFGHPRSPYRRDVPGDARISGGSSSGAAASVADGMAAVALGTDTGGSIRIPAALCGLTGFKPTASRIPTQGGVPLSTTLDSFGPIGLTVACCALVDRMLAGLEPHVPAARPLEGVRLGVLTNYVTDGVDADVAAALDAALKHLEAAGAIVTEVRFPALDRLPDVNRFGFSPIEAYAWHRPLLARHRDQYDPRVLTRILKGEPASAADYLDLLAARTAMLDEAAHTVWSRFDALVAPTVPVVPPRIADLETDDAAFTRTNALILRNPSAFNFLDACALSLPCHPRDAAPVGLMLAAAPHRDDALLAIGQAVEAVLNTIR, via the coding sequence ATGACCACTTTCACGCCCTTCCCCCCGCTCGCCCAGCTCGCCGCCGACCTCGCCGCCGGCCGGACCACGAGCCGCGCGCTCGTCGACACCGCGCTCGACCGGATCGCCGATCCGTCGGGCCAGGGTGCGGTCGTCTTCACCGAAGTCGATGCCGACAACGCGCGTGCGGCCGCCGACGCGCACGACCGGCTGCGCGCCGCGGGCACCGTGCTGTCGCCGCTCGCGGGCATTCCCGTGTCGGTCAAGGACCTGTTCGACGTCGCGGGCCAGGTGACGCGCGCGGGTTCGCGCGTGCTCGACGGCGCGCCGGCCGCGCGCACCGATGCGGTCGCCGTCGCGCGGCTCAAGCGGGCGGGCGCGGTGCTGGTGGGCCGCACCAACATGAGCGAGTTCGCGTTCTCGGGGCTCGGGCTGAATCCGCACTTCGGCCACCCGCGCTCGCCGTACCGCCGCGACGTGCCGGGCGACGCACGGATTTCCGGCGGCTCGTCGTCCGGCGCGGCCGCGTCCGTCGCCGACGGGATGGCCGCCGTCGCGCTCGGCACCGATACCGGAGGCTCGATCCGCATTCCGGCCGCGCTGTGCGGGCTCACCGGCTTCAAGCCGACCGCGAGCCGGATCCCGACGCAAGGCGGCGTGCCGCTGTCGACGACGCTCGACTCGTTCGGCCCGATCGGCCTGACGGTCGCGTGCTGCGCGCTCGTCGACCGGATGCTCGCGGGCCTCGAACCGCACGTGCCGGCCGCGCGGCCGCTCGAAGGCGTGCGGCTCGGCGTGCTGACGAACTACGTGACGGACGGTGTCGATGCCGACGTCGCGGCCGCGCTCGATGCCGCGCTCAAGCATCTCGAAGCCGCCGGCGCGATCGTCACGGAAGTGCGCTTCCCGGCGCTCGACCGGCTGCCGGACGTCAACCGCTTCGGCTTCTCGCCGATCGAGGCCTACGCATGGCATCGCCCGCTGCTCGCCCGGCACCGCGACCAGTACGATCCGCGCGTGCTCACGCGGATCCTGAAGGGCGAACCCGCGAGCGCGGCCGACTATCTCGACCTGCTCGCCGCGCGCACGGCGATGCTCGACGAAGCCGCGCACACGGTCTGGTCGCGCTTCGATGCGCTCGTCGCGCCGACGGTGCCGGTCGTGCCGCCGCGCATCGCCGACCTCGAAACGGACGACGCCGCGTTCACGCGCACCAATGCGCTGATCCTGCGCAACCCGAGCGCGTTCAACTTCCTCGATGCGTGCGCGCTGTCGCTGCCCTGCCATCCGCGCGACGCGGCGCCGGTCGGCCTGATGCTCGCGGCCGCACCGCATCGCGACGACGCGCTGCTCGCGATCGGCCAGGCGGTCGAGGCCGTGCTCAACACGATCCGCTGA